One stretch of Cryptococcus neoformans var. neoformans B-3501A chromosome 5, whole genome shotgun sequence DNA includes these proteins:
- a CDS encoding hypothetical protein (HMMPfam hit to HA2, Helicase associated domain (HA2), score: 169.4, E(): 7.2e-48; HMMPfam hit to Helicase_C, Helicase conserved C-terminal domain, score: 53.8, E(): 4.6e-13), with amino-acid sequence MSARSPRGPATEDEFSHQIAIEMSRIMNQVNPNDLLGKRIVDIAKGNRTGDAFLRAVSTFGQFPSEPMLSLHTRILAHLSVLQGQNQSGARRRSEHSPPRMLGGRPVGENVEGMDHDDTDTLAPEPVRKGGLRRADNAPTFKAPATARPSLLGLDKLAAEKRAAAAATADRNGPPSKKARKDEGNEDDEQSGGVFKVPTIPIRRDNVRVRPEETPSRGSGLSEEARARLEARRRERNQPSTGISASTADREHSREGLGDFQRRANRDRWNERGGEREPGQGEYSRDGRGGGNDWGRRQNGRDGKPWNAAPTPRTSRADRDFDGGSARIPNRGWDETPRGSRGPGGWGKGERTSRGWDQTPRSARESPEGGGLDLNAKEWEEEQVKLDRDWYSYDDEGAVAADDDHNPFSQWENLERAKEEELQAKAVKRQTARQAQFNADNDLWETNRMQTSGVLQRGGVDDDFDDDSDSKVHVLVHDLKPPFLDGTVAYTKQLDPINPVKDGTSDMALFSKKGSALVRERRERQEREKAAAKAASIAGTTLGNLMGVTDEPDLGQEGQKDGVTENYKADSQFSSHLKKSEGVSNFAKSRTLKEQREYLPAFAVREELMGMIRDHQVLVVVGETGSGKTTQLGQFLYEDGYCANGMIGCTQPRRVAAMSVAKRVSEEMECTLGETVGYAIRFEDCTSKDTKIKFMTDGVLLRESLNEGDLDRYSVIILDEAHERSLSTDILMGLLRKILTRRRDLKLIVTSATMNAEKFSQFFGNAATYTIPGRTFPVEIFHSKSPCEDYVDSAIKQVLQIHLSSSQGDILVFMTGQEDIECCCQVIEERLSQLDDPPPLAVLPIYSQMPADLQAKIFQPTPDGRRKVVVATNIAETSLTVDGILYVVDCGYSKLKVYNPKVGMDALQITPISQANCGQRAGRAGRTGPGFCYRLYTETAYLNELFASNIPEIQRTNLANTVLLLKSLGVKNLLEFDFMDPPPQENILNSMYQLWVLGALDNVGNLTSIGRKMSDFPMEPSLAKMLIVSVDYQCSSEMLTIVSMLSVPSVFYRPPQRAEESDAAREKFFVPESDHLTLLHVYTQWKSNGYSDSWCMKHFLHPKLMRKAREVRGQLEDIMKQQKMDLLSVGTDWDIVRKCITAGYFHQAARVKGIGEYMNIRTGLPCVLHPTSALYGLGYMPDYVVYHELVLTSKQYMMCVTSVDPYWLADLGSVFFSIREKNFDALARARANRDFSKKTEMEAEMARQREEMERAKAEKIKKEAVAKTPRIGGVGVAYTPKSAGIGAGARSSATPRRRAGGI; translated from the exons ATGTCCGCCAGGTCACCAAGAGGTCCAGCAACCGAAGATGAATTTTCACACCAAATTGCTATCGAG ATGTCCCGAATCATGAACCAGGTCAACCCAAATGACCTCCTTGGTAAACGAATAGTGGATATCGCAAAAGGCAACCGTACTGGCGATGCATTTCTTAGAG CTGTTTCGACATTCGGCCAGTTTCCTAGTGAACCTATGCTATCTCTTCACACTCGTATTCTCGCCCACCTTTCAGTTCTCCAGGGCCAAAACCAGTCAGGCGCTCGTAGACGATCTGAGCATTCCCCACCTAGGATGCTTGGTGGTCGACCCGTTGGAGAAAATGTGGAGGGCATGGATCACGACGACACCGATACATTAGCGCCCGAGCCTGTAAGGAAAGGTGGCTTAAGAAGAGCTGATAAC GCACCGACATTTAAGGCTCCCGCTACAGCTCGACCGTCACTACTGGGACTGGACAAGTTAGCCGCTGAGAAACGTGCAGCAGCGGCCGCCACTGCAGACAGAAATGGTCCGCCGTCCAAAAAGGCTcgaaaagatgaaggaaatgaagatgacgaacAATCAGGCGGTGTCTTCAAAG TGCCCACCATTCCGATTCGAAGGGATAATGTCCGGGTGCGACCCGAGGAAACACCCAGTCGAGGATCTGGCCTGTCAGAAGAGGCTCGCGCTCGGCTCGAAGCTCGTCGTAGGGAACGCAACCAACCTAGTACGGGCATTAGCGCGAGCACTGCCGATCGCGAGCATTCAAGGGAGGGCCTAGGGGATTTCCAGAGGAGGGCGAACAGAGATAGATGGAATGAACGAggtggggagagagagCCAGGACAGGGAGAATACAGTAGAGATGGACGGGGAGGCGGGAATGACTGGGGCAGAAGACAAAATGGTCGAGACGGCAAACCGTGGAATGCAGCACCGACACCTCGCACCTCTCGTGCAGACAGAGATTTTGATGGTGGTAGTGCCCGTATCCCCAATCGGGGCTGGGACGAAACTCCACGCGGATCACGCGGTCCAGGCGGATGGGGCAAAGGGGAACGCACATCCAGAGGTTGGGACCAGACTCCGAGATCGGCTAGAGAATCACCGGAAGGGGGCGGGTTGGATCTCAACGCTaaagaatgggaagaagagcaagtcAAGCTGGATCGAGACTGGTATAGttacgatgatgaaggggCAGTG GCCGCAGATGACGATCATAATCCGTTCTCACAATGGGAGAATTTGGAAAGagcaaaagaggaagaactgCAAGCTAAGGCTGTCAAACGTCAGACTGCCCGTCAAGCTCAATTT AATGCGGATAACGACCTTTGGGAAACTAACCGAATGCAAACATCCGGTGTTCTCCAAAGAGGAGGCGTTGACGACGACTTTGACGATGACTCTGATTCCAAAGTTCATGTTTTAGTGCATGACCTCAAACCTCCCTTTCTGGATGGTACTGTGGCATATACAAAGCAACTTGACCCCATTAATCCTGTTAAGGATGGCACAAGTGACATGGCTCTCTTCTCTAAGAAAGGAAGCGCTTTGGtaagggagagaagggaaaggcaggagagggagaag GCTGCGGCAAAAGCAGCGTCGATCGCAGGTACCACCCTTGGTAACCTCATGGGTGTCACGGACGAACCAGATCTCGGTCAAG AGGGTCAGAAAGATGGCGTGACTGAGAATTACAAAGCTGATTCACAATTTTCGAGTCATCTCAAGAAATCGGAAGGTGTCTCCAACTTTGCAAAGAGTCGTACTTTGAAAGAGCAGCGAGAATATTTGCCGGCCTTTGCGGTACGAGAAGAGTTAATGGGAATGATACGAGATCACCAAG TGCTTGTTGTCGTTGGAGAGACCGGGTCAGGCAAAACAACTCAGCTGGGACAGTTTTTGTATGAGGACGGGTATTGCGCGAACGGAATGATTGGGTGCACCCAACCACGTCGTGTAGCTGCCATGTCTGTGGCCAAGCGTGTCAGCGAAGAAATGGAG TGTACCCTAGGTGAAACCGTTGGCTACGCTATCCGTTTCGAAGACTGTACATCCAAAGATACAAAGATTAAGT TCATGACAGATGGTGTCTTGCTTCGAGAGTCATTGAATGAAGGCGATTTGGATCGATATAGtgtcatcatccttgatGAAGCACACGAACGATCATTGAGTACAGATATCCTGATGGGTCTTTTGCGAAAAA TTCTTACCCGCCGACGTGATCTGAAACTCATCGTTACCTCAGCTACCATGAATGCCGAAAAG TTCTCTCAATTTTTTGGTAACGCTGCCACTTACACTATCCCTGGTCGTACCTTCCCCGTTGAGATCTTCCATTCCAAGTCACCTTGCGAAGATTACGTTGATAGCGCCATTAAGCAAGtcctccaaatccaccTGTCAAGTTCGCAGGGAGATATTTTGGTTTTCATGACAGGTCAAGAGGATATTGAATGTTGCTGCCAAGTCATTGAAG AACGACTGTCTCAACTTGATGATCCCCCGCCTTTGGCTGTGTTACCAATCTACTCTCAAATGCCAGCGGACTTGCAAGCGAAGATCTTTCAGCCAACCCCAGATGGTCGACGCAAGGTCGTTGTTGCTACCAACATCGCGGAGACTTCCCTTACAG TTGACGGCATCCTATATGTTGTCGACTGCGGATACTCGAAGCTCAAGGTATACAATCCCAAGGTTGGAATGGATGCTTTGCAAATCACGCCTATTAGTCAAGCCAACTGTGGCCAACGTGCTGGTCGTGCTGGTCGTACAGGTCCTGG TTTTTGTTACCGGTTGTATACTGAGACGGCATATCTCAACGAGCTATTTGCTAGCAACATCCCTGAAATCCAGAGGACCAACTTGGCAAACACCGTTCTACTTCTCAAGTCGTTGGGTGTCAAAAATTTACTGGAGTTTGATTTTATggatcctcctcctcag GAAAACATCCTTAACTCAATGTACCAGCTCTGGGTACTGGGCGCTTTAGATAATGTGGGCAACTTGACCTCTATCGGTCGCAAAATGTCCGATTTCCCAATGGAACCATCCCTCGCCAAGATGCTCATTGTCTCCGTTGACTATCAATGTTCCTCTGAGATGCTCACCATCGTGTCAATGTTATCTGTGCCATCAGTGTTTTACAGACCTCCTCAaagagcagaagagagcGACGCCGCCAGGGAAAAATTCTTTGTGCCTGAAAGCGACCATCTGACGCTGTTACACGTTTATACCCAGTGGAAGAGCAATGG ATATAGCGATTCTTGGTGCATGAAACATTTCTTGCACCCGAAACTCATGAGAAAGGCCCGAGAAGTGCGAGGACAGTTGGAAGACATTATGAAACAGCAAAAAATGGACCTTTTGTCAGTAGGAACGGATTGGGATATCGTCAG AAAATGTATTACTGCTGGTTACTTCCATCAGGCGGCGAGAGTCAAAGGCATTGGGGAGTATATGAACATTCGAACAGGA CTGCCTTGTGTTCTTCACCCAACTTCTGCATTGTATGGTCTTGGTT ATATGCCTGACTATGTTGTGTATCATGAGCTTGTATTAACATCCAAAC AATACATGATGTGTGTTACCTCGGTTGATCCCTATTGGCTTGCCGACCTCGGTAgtgtcttcttttcaattAGAGAGAAAAACTTTGATGCTTTGGCTCGCGCACGAGCAAACAGAGACTTCAGCAAGAAAACAGAGATGGAAGCTGAGATGGCCAGACAGCGAGAGGA GATGGAACGAGCGAAAGCtgagaagatcaagaaggaagcagtGGCAAAGACTCCCAGAATTGGCGGTGTTGGAGTAGCATATACGCCGAAAAGTGCAGGTATTGGTGCGGGTGCGAGGTCATCTGCAACACCGAGAAGACGAGCAGGAGGCATTTAA
- a CDS encoding hypothetical protein (HMMPfam hit to La, La domain, score: 67.0, E(): 4.9e-17) produces the protein MHGPVFISSLLHPSPVILSSNMSAEQAVASIPEESKEVELGPLPTVEGKSEVEVKELLTKAAKQVRFYFSDSNLPVDKYFFSLTCCNAEGWVPIKTISTFKRMKDFQSLGVPFVAYALRLSIKEDGNDPLVAVSEDGENVRRKRPLEKNTTAWDRSVYIKGFGEEETEANTQEKIEAYCDQFGKINAVRMRRGDIEGKGAAGKGKGQFKGSVFVEFAYEADAKKFAEQESIPKFTPDGPEMTFMSKDAYVKMKAKEKGIPEGDINRGGQSKSKPEGKFNAFREMERAKHGQLPSLAKIPDGVAIVGSRPEMKNLKAGENKKKRSREDDDEEREGKEARTDEPEPLVIEYNGASLECDRHTGKVLDRSKVAFEINSAVKFINHGENPDWKDLKAQVSNVIASPFLAFPPGSSSGTIAKSDNSVINDEEFEKLKEAKMTFGGAEVEWARMAEEEHRDFWYTRACFKGKQAAQALNEKEEKEKRGRGGRGGRGGGRGGRGRGGRGGRGGRGGKGGRGGRDGRDGKEDSSAGFPPKLATGEQ, from the exons ATGCATGGCCCTGTattcatctcttctttacTACATCCTTCACCCGTAATCCTCAGCTCCAACATGTCTGCAGAACAAGCCGTTGCTTCCATCCCTGAAGAGTCCAAAGAGGTCGAACTGGGCCCCCTCCCCACTGTCGAGGGAAAGTCTGAAGTTGAGGTCAAGGAGCTCCTCACTAAGGCTGCTAAACAAG TCCGATTCTACTTCTCCGACTCCAACTTGCCCGTAGACAAgtacttcttctccctcaccTGCTGCAATGCAGAGGGATGGGTCCCCATTAAGACCATCAGCACTTTCAAGCGAATGAAGGACTTCCAGTCTCTTGGAGTTCCGTTCGTTGCCTACGCTTTGCGTTTATCCATCAAGGAGGATGGTAACGACCCTCTCGTTGCTGTTAGTGAAGACGGTGAGAAcgtgaggaggaagaggcctttggagaagaacaCCACCGCTTGGGATCGATCAGTGTACATT AAAGGCTTCGGTGAGGAGGAAACAGAGGCAAACACCCAGGAAAAGATTGAGGCGTACTGTGATCAGTTTGGCAAGATCAATGCTGTCCGCATGAGACGAGGAGATATTGAGGGCAAGGGAGCTGCtggcaagggcaagggccAATTCAAG GGATCCGTCTTCGTTGAGTTCGCCTACGAGGCTGATGCCAAAAAGTTTGCCGAGCAAGAAAGCATTCCCAAATTCACCCCTGACGGTCCTGAAATGACTTTTATGTCCAA GGATGCTTATGTCAAGATGAAGGCTAAGGAGAAGGGTATTCCCGAAGGTGACATCAACCGTGGAGGCCAGAGTAAATCCAAGCCTGAAGGCAAGTTCAACGCTTTTAGAGAAATGGAGAGGGCCAAGCACGGTcaacttccttctttggcTAAGATCCCCGATGGTGTTGCTATTGTTGGTTCGAGACCTGAGATGAAGAACTTGAAGGCCGGagagaacaaaaagaagaggtctagagaggatgatgacgaagagcgagaaggcaaggaggcCAGGACTGATGAGCCCGAGCCCCTCGTGATTGAGTACAATGGCGCTTCTCTCGAGTGTGACCGTCACACTGGTAAGGTGCTGGATCGCTCCAAGGTCGCCTTTGAAATCAACTCTGCTGTGAAGTTTATCAACCACGGTGAGAACCCTGATTGGAAGGATCTCAAG GCCCAAGTTAGCAATGTCATTgcctctcctttcctcgcTTTCCCCCCtggatcttcttctggtaCCATCGCCAAGAGTGATAACTCCGTCATCAACGACgaagagtttgagaagCTCAAAGAGGCTAAGATGACTTTCGGTGGAGCTGAGGTTGAATGGGCCCGTATGGCAG aggaggagcacCGCGATTTTTGGTACACCCGAGCATGCTTCAAGGGCAAGCAGGCCGCACAGGCTTTGaacgagaaggaagagaaggaaaagcgAGGGCGTGGGGGACGCGGTGGTCGTGGCGGTGGTCGTGGAGGCCGAGGTCGAGGTGGCCGGGGTGGTCGTGGCGGTCGAGGTGGCAAGGGCGGGCGAGGCGGTCGTGACGGTCgcgatggaaaggaagataGCTCGGCTGGTTTCCCTCCTAAGCTTGCCACCGGCGAGCAATAG
- a CDS encoding hypothetical protein (HMMPfam hit to Patched, Patched family, score: -102.9, E(): 4.6e-15), whose product MPSSQSRSGKGICAMRGTCGKTSMFGADLPCPDDSDATVPDQSLLDLMDSVCGPSYSLPDHVCCTYDQLSTLSDRLQQAAPLIASCPACINNFRSFYCDFTCSPNQSTFLSVTATQKTTEGKDAVKEVDYEVSSDFKQGFYDSCKDVQFGATNGFAMDLIGGGATNASGFLKYMGDLRPGLGSPFQINFPDNDDSAYRRAPLSCSDAENINARCACADCPSVCPSLPYIAPPSTKQCHVGAVSCLTFSLLIIYSVIILVGALLYIWKQAARHRQRRYERVALLDPPHSPTIQNGQGSGLDGLMGRNDDAESGPSGSIHFRLGRGASLLDPMEHLQPKQNKINATLRRFFYRLGLTCAKRPIEVFAISALIVGLFNFGWKYFEVETDPVRLWVSPTSESASQKQFFDDSFGPFYKSEQIFITQSSGSPVNYDTLDWWLKVETEINALKTSDGIGLEDICFAPAGKGTPCVIQSVSAWLGDDMEVWGEEWESRVRDCAARPGECLPPFGQPIDPKLVLGGANGDWLEAKALVVTWVVNNYNDERVEPAEQWERKLRDYLRDLKRPGIKISYSTGVSLEEEINKSTNTDVKIVVLSYLVMFFYVSLTLGGGLPPSMIQAFTHRAYRLVFRIGVLLHLVKDAPLEESAPPPDFRVIPTLLSVNSKFSLGLFGIVIVLIAVSSSVGLFSLLGVRVTLIIAEVIPFLVLAVGVDNVFILVHELERQNNLHAAQQPGDDESVHSNGAQPSGTFLAPEERVARAVARMGPSIMLSSVTEVVAFALGALVPMPAVRNFAIYAAGSVLFGAIMQCTVFVSAMTLDLRRSESMRIDCFPCIRLRPPIGLYDNEAPSREGMVKKFMRTVYAPSLLRHEVKQLVLVAFGGLFLAAIIGIQHISLGLDQRLALPSESHLVPYFNDVDSYLDVGPPVYFVTEGGDPSSRHGQQQLCGRFTTCLELSVANTLEAERKRPDSSFIASPPAAWIDDFLQWTNPTFESCCRVRRRDPTIFCSPKDSERLCRPCFEGQKWDSTMDGLPEGEDFMRYLEQWLISPTNDECPLGGQAPYSAAVKLVSSNTTVAASHFRTYHTPLKSQADFINALAAARRISDDITHRTGVRVFPYSLFYVFFDQYEHIISMAIQVLFLAFVAVLVITSTLLGSWRTGGTVTFTCALAVINVMGVMGYWGISLNAISLVNLVISLGIAVEFCSHIARAFMGAGSGLPLDKLEGRKERDERAWTALVDVGPSVFSGITMTKLIGISVLALTRSKLLEVYYFRMWLSLILSGALHGLVLLPVLLSYLGGQGYPLEDTDEDWVTSQMRRPMDYEYAPFADTDSVDD is encoded by the exons ATGCCATCGTCCCAATCGAGGTCGGGCAAGGGCATATGTGCCATGCGGGGCACTTGCGGCAAAACTAGCATGTTCGGCGCGGATTTACCATGTCCCGACGACAGCGATGCGACCGTC CCCGACCAAAGTCTTCTGGATCTTATGGATTCGGTCTGTGGTCCTTCCTATTCCTTGCCAGACCACGTTTGCTGCACCTACGACCAGCTCTCGACACTTTCCGATCGTTTGCAACAAGCTGCTCCTCTTATCGCGTCATGCCCTGCTTGTATCAACAACTTTAGGTCTTTCTATTGCGATTTCACCTGCTCTCCAAATCAATCCACATTCCTATCTGTTACTGCCACGCAAAAAACTACTGAAGGGAAAGATGCGGTGAAAGAAGTTGATTACGAGGTCAGTTCTGACTTCAAACAAGGCTTCTATGACAGCTGTAAGGACGTTCAGTTTGGTGCCACGAATGGATTTGCTATGGACTTGATAGGAGGGGGTGCCACTAACGCCAGTGGTTTTTTGAAGTATATGGGAGACTTGAGGCCAGGGTTGGGCTCACCGTTTCAGATAAATTTCCCGGACAATGATGACTCTGCGTACCGACGAGCACCTCTCAGCTGTTCAGATGCAGAGAACATCAATGCCCGATGCGCCTGTGCCGACTGTCCCTCCGTGTGCCCTTCGCTTCCCTATATTGCACCACCCTCAACCAAGCAATGTCACGTGGGCGCCGTCTCATGtctcaccttctccctGCTTATCATCTACTcggtcatcatcctcgtcggAGCATTGCTCTATATCTGGAAGCAGGCAGCCCGGCACCGACAAAGACGTTATGAACGCGTCGCTCTGCTCGATCCTCCGCATTCACCAACTATCCAAAACGGGCAGGGGAGTGGGCTTGATGGTttgatgggaagaaatgatGATGCCGAATCGGGGCCTAGTGGCTCCATTCATTTCCGACTTGGTAGAGGAGCTAGCCTCCTTGATCCAATGGAACATCTGCAACCGAAACAAAACAAGATCAATGCTACTCTTCGCCGGTTCTTCTACCGCCTAGGATTGACATGTGCAAAGCGACCCATTGAAGTCTTTGCCATCTCAGCTCTTATTGTAGGGTTATTCAACTTTGGGTGGAAATATTTCGAGGTTGAAACTGACCCTGTACGGTTATGGGTATCACCGACAAGTGAAAGTGCCTCCCAGAAACAGTTCTTCGATGACAGTTTCGGCCCATTCTATAAATCCGAACAGATATTCATAACGCAGTCTTCTGGATCGCCTGTCAACTATGATACTCTTGACTGGTGGCTCAAAGTAGAAACCGAAATCAATGCGCTCAAGACGAGCGATGGGATTGGGTTGGAGGATATTTGCTTTGCACCAGCTGGCAAGGGGACTCCTTGCGTAATACAAAGTGTTTCGGCCTGGCTTGGAGATGACATGGAAGTATGGggggaagaatgggaatCGCGTGTGCGCGACTGTGCGGCTAGGCCGGGAGAATGTTTGCCACCATTCGGACAACCCATTGACCCCAAACTTGTTCTCGGAGGAGCCAATGGAGATTGGCTGGAAGCCAAGGCTTTGGTTGTTACTTGGGTAGTCAACAATTACAATGACGAACGGGTCGAGCCAGCAGAACAATGGGAAAGGAAGCTGCGCGATTATCTGAGAGACTTGAAACGGCCTGGGATAAAGATTAGCTACTCCACGGGAGTTAgtctggaagaggagatcaACAAGAGCACCAACACCGATGTCAAGATCGTCGTGCTATCTTATCTCGTCATGTTTTTTTATGTCTCGCTCACTCTTGGAGGTGGTCTTCCACCCAGTATGATACAAGCTTTCACCCATAGAGCCTATCGCCTTGTTTTTCGGATTGGGGTGCTTTTGCACCTGGTAAAAGATGCCCCTCTCGAGGAATCTGCACCTCCGCCGGATTTCAGAGTTATCCCTACCCTACTTTCCGTCAACTCGAAATTTTCCCTGGGGTTGTTTGGCATTGTCATTGTCCTTATCGCTGTGTCCTCTTCGGTCGgtcttttttccttgttGGGCGTACGGGTCACTTTAATCATCGCCGAAGTTATACCGTTCCTTGTCCTCGCAGTGGGCGTCGATAACGTGTTTATCTTGGTACACGAACTTGAACGGCAGAATAATTTACATGCTGCCCAACAGCCAGGTGACGACGAATCTGTTCATAGCAACGGAGCTCAACCCTCTGGCACATTCCTTGCTCCCGAAGAGAGAGTGGCCCGGGCTGTAGCTAGGATGGGTCCATCCATCATGTTAAGCTCAGTTACCGAAGTGGTAGCTTTTGCCCTCGGCGCTTTAGTTCCTATGCCTGCCGTACGCAATTTTGCTATCTATGCTGCTGGTAGTGTCCTCTTTGGTGCAATAATGCAATGTACGGTTTTTGTCAGCGCAATGACGCTAGATTTGCGACGTTCGGAG TCTATGCGGATTGATTGCTTCCCCTGTATCCGCCTCAGACCTCCTATCGGTCTTTACGATAACGAGGCCCCATCACGTGAAGGTATGGTCAAGAAGTTCATGCGCACAGTATACGCGCCTTCGCTACTCCGTCATGAGGTCAAGCAGTTAGTTTTGGTGGCATTCGGAGGTCTATTTTTGGCTGCCATCATCGGGATCCAACATATCAGTCTCGGTCTTG ATCAACGGCTGGCCCTCCCATCCGAATCACATCTGGTCCCATACTTCAATGATGTTGATTCCTATCTTGATGTTGGTCCGCCTGTGTACTTTGTCACTGAAGGAGGTGATCCATCTTCTAGACATGGACAGCAGCAACTTTGTGGCCGCTTCACTACGTGCCTCGAATTATCTGTAGCCAATACTCTCGAAGCGGAGCGTAAACGTCCAGATAGTTCCTTCATCGCGTCCCCCCCGGCTGCTTGGATCGATGACTTTTTGCAGTGGACCAATCCCACTTTTGAGAGCTGTTGCAGAGTCAGAAGGCGAGACCCGACCATTTTCTGTTCGCCTAAAGACTCGGAAAGGCTCTGTAGGCCTTGTTTCGAAGGTCAAAAATGGGACTCGACAATGGACGGTCTAcctgaaggagaagacttTATGCGATACCTTGAACAATGGTTAATTTCACCAACAAATGATGAGTGTCCACTGGGTGGACAGGCGCCTTACAGCGCAGCAGTAAAACTGGTTTCAAGCAATACCACTGTCGCTGCTTCCCATTTTAGGACCTACCACACCCCACTCAAATCTCAAGCAGACTTTATTAATGCCTTGGCTGCGGCTCGACGAATCTCTGACGATATCACTCATCGAACCGGTGTCAGAGTGTTCCCATATTCATTGTTCTATGTCTTTTTTGATCAGTACGAGCACATTATTTCTATGGCTATCCAAGTTCTTTTCCTCGCTTTTGTCGCTGTTCTAGTGATAACATCTACACTCCTCGGTTCTTGGCGTACTGGCGGGACCGTAACCTTTACGTGTGCGCTAGCGGTCATTAATGTCATGGGTGTGATGGGGTATTGGGGTATCTCTTTGAATGCTATATCTTTGGTCAATTTGGTTATCAGTTTAGGAATAGCTGTGGAGTTCTGTTCCCATATCGCAAGGGCTTTCATGGGGGCAGGATCTGGCCTGCCGTTGGACAAACTGGAAGGACGTAAAGAGAGGGATGAGCGAGCGTGGACCGCGTTGGTAGATGTAGGACCATCT GTATTCTCGGGTATCACCATGACCAAACTTATCGGCATATCTGTCTTGGCTTTGACTCGTTCCAAGCTCCTGGAAGTGTACTACTTCCGCATGTGGCTTTCTCTGATCCTATCGGGGGCACTGCATGGTTTAGTACTGCTGccagttcttttgagtTACCTTGGAGGTCAAGGATACCCATTGGAGGATACAGATGAGGATTGGGTCACTAGTCAAATGAGACGGCC GATGGATTACGAGTATGCGCCTTTTGCAGATACAGACTCGGTAGATGATTAG